In Mucilaginibacter auburnensis, the genomic stretch GCGCAGGTTTTAAGTATAATTTTTCGGGCAGACTGAATTTAATTGCCGACATTGGTTACCGGTACACGCGTACAGATTATTTGGACGATGTGAGCGGTAATTACGCTAACAAAGCACTTTTTACAGATCCGGTGGCCAGGGCTTTTTCAGATCGTTCGGGCGAAAATAGTGGTAACTACGTAGGTGCATCCGGTACCCAACGCGGCGATCAACGCCGTTTTGATACCTACTTTTTTATTGGCCTTTCTATTTCATACACTTTTATTACCTCAAAATGCTATTATTAGCGTTTAAAGTTGATGCACTATTTGTCTTAAATCACCTTAGAACTTGCAGTATTTGCGGGCTTTCAGGCAATAAACTTTTCTTTTAGAGCGGTATACTAAAAAAGTACAAAGGAAGTTTTACCTTTGTCACCTGAAAAAAAATAAAGTGTCACCGCGATAAAGTGAACCGACGACCCGACGAAGATGACTTATAAAGACCAGATTGATTTGTTGAGAGTGCCAAAACACATTGCTGTTATAATGGATGGCAATGGGCGCTGGGCTAAAGAAAAAGGCAAATTACGGGTGTTTGGGCATCACAATGGCGTAGTTTCGGTGCGTGATGTGGTTGAGGGAGCGGTTGAAGTTGGCGTTAAATATCTAACGCTATATACGTTCTCTGCCGAGAACTGGAACCGCCCTAAATTGGAAGTTGCCGCAATAATGGAGTTGATGGTAAATACAATTCATAAGGAGATTAAAACCTTTATGAGTAATAACATCAAGCTCAATGCTATTGGCGACCTGGAAAAACTTCCGTCTAAGTGCTACCGCGAATTAACAAATGCCATGAAAACAACTTCAGGCAATACAGGTCTGGTACTTACTTTGGCATTAAGCTATAGTTCAAGGCACGAAATATTAAATGCGGTGAGGAGTATTGCTTTGAAGGTAAAAGATGGGCTTATTGATGCTGATAATATTGATGAGCAGCTTTTTTCTGATAATCTTTACACGCATAACATGCCCGAGCCTGAACTAATGATACGCACCAGCGGCGAGCATCGCATAAGTAATTACCTGCTTTGGCAGATAGCTTATGCAGAGCTATACTTTACACCTAAATTATGGCCCGATTTCAGGAGGGAAGATCTATTTGAGGCTATACTTGATTACCAAAAACGCGAACGCCGTTTTGGCTTAACCAGTGAGCAGATCAACTAAATTTTTCCGTTTAACAAATTTTAACAACTGTATAAATTATTTTTAGCCCACTAAAATATTCGAATGAACAAATTTCTGTTTGCTATTCTTTTCTCTATTATAAGTGTTGCTGCCATGGCCCAGGTCCCCAGCCGACCTACTTATACCCCGTCATCCACTTCCGATACCGTTATATTAAATTATAATAATCCAAAGGAGTATATAATTGGCGGAATAACCGTTACCGGCACAACGCATTTAGATAAAGACATTTTGATTCAGATATCAAAATTAAATAAAGGCGACAGGATTGTATTACCCGGCGAAGCCAACTCAAATGTTATAAAAGACCTGTACGCGCAGCAGCTATTTGATGATGTACAGTTAAACGTAACCAGGATAAGTTTAGATACCGTTTTTCTTGAAATTCAGGTAAGTGAGCACCCACGCCTTTCCAGACTGCGTTTATTAGGCATAAAGAAAGGGCAGGCAGAAGACATTCAGAAGAAATTGAATGACAAAACCGGTAAAATTGTTAATGAAAACCTGCTGAATACAACTACAACTATAATCAAAAGGCACTATCAGGAAAAAGGTTATTTGAATACCGAGGTGTTGATTAAACAACGCCCGGATCCAAGTGATACTAATAGCGTGATATTGGATGTAAACATTGATAAGAAGAAAAAGGTATTGATACACAAGGTTACCTTTGAGGGCAATAAAGATTTTTCAAAAGGCAAGCTAAAAAAGTTTTTAAGTAAAACGCGCGAACGTAAGTTCTACAACATATTTGGCTCAAAGAAATTTAAAGACGCAAAATATAAAGAAGATAAAGAAAACCTGATAGCCAAAATGCAGGAAAAAGGTTACCGCGACGCGACTATATTAAGCGACACTGTAACTAAACATAGCGACAATACCGTTGACGTGAAGATAAAGCTCTACGAAGGGCCTAAATATTATTTTGGTAACATCACATGGTCAGGTAACGCGCGTTACTCTGATGAAGTGTTATCGCGTGTGCTTCGTATTGAGAAAGGTGATGTATTTAGTGAAGAAGTATTGAATAAAAGGTTAAGTGGTGGCGGCCCAAGCGGCGATGACCTGTCGTCATTATATCTTAACGACGGTTACCTTACCTTTAACTCTGATCCGGTTCAAACAAGGTTATATAACGATACTATTGATCTTGACATCCGTATTTTTGAAGGACCTCAATACACCATTAACCGTATTACTGTAAGAGGTAACGATGTAACTAATGATAAAGTTATACGCCGGGAGTTACAAACTATACCGGGCCAAAAATTCAATAAGCAGTTATTGATTGAAAGCACACGTATTATTGGACAGTTAGGAAACTTTGACGACACTAAAACGGAACCTCGTCCGGAAAATATTAACCCTACCGATGGAACGGTAGATATACTTTACAACGTGGTTGAAAAACCTTCAGACCAGGTAGAGTTATCAGGTGGTTTTGGTGCGGGGCAGTTAGTAGGTACATTGGGTTTAACGTTTAACAATTTTGCCTTACGTAACCTGTTTAATCTTAAAGCTTACAAACCACTTCCAAAAGGCGATGGACAAAAATTGAGCATTAGAGGTCAGTCAAGCGGTAGAATTTATCAAAACTTCTCATTCACCTTCTCTGAACCATGGTTAGGTGGTAAAAAGCCAATTTACTTTGCTTTAACAGGCTATACTCAGTTAAGTTCAACAGGGCAGTATTATGCTAAGGATAATCCTAACTATAACTTTCTTCGTATTAACGGCGTTGGTATTACATTGGGTAAACGTTTAAAATGGCCTGACAATCGTTTCCAGTTAAACTATTCATTAAACTTTGACCATTACTTCCTGGATAATTACAGCGGTTTCTTATTCTCTAATGGTACAGCTTACAACATTAAGCTTACGCAAGATTTATCTCGCAACTCGTTAGATGCGCCTATTTATCCAACCAGCGGTTCAAATATTAAGTTCACCATACAGGCTACGCCGCCATACTCATTGTTTAACAATACCAATTACAGCGTTGCAACACCTGCAGAGCGTTACAAATTTGTTGAGTACTATAAGTTTAAGTTTGATGCCCAGTGGTTCACCAAGCTAACAGGCAAATTGGTATTGATGTCACAAATACGTACCGGTTTCCTGGGTATGTATAATTCCAAAGTTGGGCCTTCGCCGTTTGAGCGCTTTAAATTAGGAGGTGACGGTATGCAGAACTTCCAGTTTTTACAAGGTAGCGAGATCATAGGTATGCGTGGTTACACCAACTTCTCTATTGTTCCTTTAGGTAGTAATTATACCGCAAATTCAAATCCGGGTAGTACTATTTATAACAAGTTTACAATGGAACTTCGCCATCCGGTTATCGCCAGTCAATCTGCAACTATATTCTTGTTAGCATTTGTTGAAGGTGGTAACACATGGAATAATTTTTCTCAATATAATCCGTTTAATATCCGTCGTTCAGCTGGTATTGGTACAAGGATATTTTTACCTATTTTTGGTTTGTTGGGTCTTGATTACGGTTATGGTTTTGATGCCATTCCGGGTCAGCCATCTGCTAACAAGGGTCAGTTTGCCTTCTCTATCTCACAAAGCTTAAGCGGAGGATTTAACTAATTAAAAAAAGGATGAAAAGAAAGATAATTTTAGTAGCCGCATTTACGTTTCTGTCTGTAACAGCAGCTCTGGCACAACGTTTTGCTTATGTTGATTCAGAATATATATTGAAACATATTCCTGATTATATATCGGCACAGAAACAAATAGGATCTCTTTCAGATCAATGGCAAAAAGAGGTTGATAATCGTTTTCAGGAAATTGACCGCTTATTTAAGGCCTACCAGGCCGATCAGCCATTGATGACCGCTGAAGTTAAAAAGAGACGTGAGGAGGAGATTGTGAGTAAGGAAAAAGAAGCAAAAGATTTTCAGCGAAAGATTTTTGGACCGGAAGGCGATCTGGCTCAGCGCAGCAATTCGATTATAAAACCAATACAGGATAGGGTTGCAAAAGCGGTGCAGGCACTTGCCGAAAGCGAGAATCTGGATATGGTTTTTGATAAAAACAGTGAGGTAATAATGTTATATGCAAATCCACGTTATGATAAGAGTGCTGATGTTATTACACGCTTAGGTTTAAAGCCCGGAGTTCTTGCTAAATAAAATTATTATATATATAATCGCACATTAAATTAAACACACCAAAACAAAGAAATGAAGAAAGTATTTAAAGTTGCTTTAGTTGCAGTTTGCATAATGTTGGCGGGCAACTTTGCCAAAGCACAGACTAAAATTGGATATGTAGCTCAGGATGAAGTGATAGGCCTGTTGCCGGAGTTGAAAACTGTTCAAACTCAAATGCAGACTTATTCAAAAACCTGGACAGATCAATTACAAAGCATGCAGGAGATGTACCAAAAATCTGTTGAGGAATATCAAAAAGCTGAAAAAACAATGACTGATGCTGCAAAAGCCGCAAAAGTTAGCGAAATACAAGACATGCAAAAAAGAATGCAAGAGACTAACGATAAAGCACGTACTGAAGTTGATACAAAAAGCAACGAGTACATGGCTCCGTTAATCAAAAAAGTTAGAGATGCTGTAACTGCAGTTGCTAAAGAAAAAGGTTACACTTACGTAATTAACACCAGCGTTACTGATCAGTTATTACTTGTTGCACCCGATGCAGATAACATGTTAGCTGCCGTTAAACTTAAATTAGGTTTAAAATAATTATCTGGTATAGATTAAAAAAAGCGTTTCGATATATCGAAACGCTTTTTTTATTTTTAAGCATCTTACTTTACGAGCTTTAATGGCTACACCAATCAACCATTTACTAAAATGAGTCCCATAGGCATATTTGATTCCGGTTTAGGCGGACTGACCGTGTTTAGGTCTATTGCCGAAGCGTTACCGCAGTATGATTATATCTATCTGGGCGATAACAGTCGTGCGCCTTATGGTAACCGTTCATTCAATACTATTCATCAATATACCTGGGAGTGCGTGCAATGGCTTTTTGCGCAAGGTTGCCCCCTAATTATATTGGCGTGCAATACAGCATCTGCAAAAGCTTTGCGTACCATTCAGCAAAAAGATATGCGCGGGATTGATGCTTACAAACGCGTGTTAGGGGTTATAAGGCCAACAGCAGAGGTAATTGGTAATTATTCCCTTACCGGAGAAATAGGTGTTTTAGGAACCAATGGAACGGTGCAGTCGGAATCTTATCTGTTAGAGATTGAAAAGTTTTTTCCTCAGCTTAAAGTATATCAGCAAGCCTGCCCGTTATGGGTGCCGCTTATTGAAAGCGGTGAATACGAAAAGCCCGGCGCCGACTATTTTGTTAAAGAATATCTGGATGGCATAATGGCTCAATCACAAAACATAGACACGCTTTTGTTGGCATGCACTCATTATCCGCTTATACAGGATAAAATTGAAGCCTATCTGCCTAAAACGGTGAAAGTGGTAGCCCAAGGTGATATTGTTGCCTCAAGTTTGGTTGATTACCTGCGACGGCACAACGAGCTGGAACAGAAGCTAAGCAGGAGTCAAAGCAAACACTTTTTCACCACTGATGATACCATTGAGTTTGACCATCATGCCTCGCGTTTTTTTGCGTCGTCGGTAAAGTCTGCTCATGTATCGGTCACTCAGCTGTCATGTTAAACCGCTGTTAAATAAACACTACCAAGTTAGTCAACTTTATTTGGGCATACTGCCTTATTTTATTTAGCATTTAGTAAGTTTGCAACCAAAGTTAAAAAAGGTTGAATTTTTACCTCACATATATACTGGTTGCGGCGGGCTTGTTTGCATTCTCGGCAGCATTTGCGCTGTTTGCGGTATATGCCGAGCGTAAGGTTTCAGCTTTTATACAAGACAGGCTTGGTCCTACAGAAGTTGGTAAATACGGCTTACTCCAAACAGTAGCTGATATTTTAAAGCTCCTTCAAAAAGAAATGATAGTGCCAACGGCGGCTGACAAGGTGCTGTTTGTAGCTGCTCCCGCCGTAATATTCATAGCCGTTTATCTTGGCTTTGCTGCATTGCCATGGGCACCGGGTGTAATACCATCGGGTATCAACTTAGGGTTATACTATGTTTTCGCTATTATTTCAGTTGAGACCTTGGGCATTTTAATGGCGGGCTGGGGTTCAAACAACAAGTATTCTATACTGGGTGCTATGCGTTCGGCAGCGCAGATCATCTCTTACGAGATACCTGCCGGGTTTGCCATTATAGCAGTTATTATGATAGCACAAACCCTTAACCTGCAAGAAGTTGCCATGCAGCAGGGAACCTTATCAACAGAAGGGGTTAAGTTTTTAGGTTTTTGGGATGTTTCCAAAATAGGAGGCTTATTTGCCTGGAACATATTTAGGGCGCCGCATCTCATTATTGCCTTTGTTATTTATTTTATCGCATCATTGGCGGAGAGTAACCGCGCGCCTTTTGATATACCCGAGGCAGAGTCTGAGCTGGTATCAGGGTTCCATACCGAATATACCGGTTTGCGTTTCGGATTGGTTTTCCTGGCAGAATATTCCATGATGTTCCTGGTATCCATGATTGGCGTAGTGCTGTTTTTAGGAGCATGGAATACGCCGTTACCTAATATTGGACCGGCACATTTGGCCGATTGGACAACTGGGATAGTTTGGGGTATATTTTGGATAGCTGTAAAAACACTGGCGCTGGTAGGCGTACAAATGTGGATACGCTGGACATTACCGCGTTTGCGGGTAGATCAGCTAATGAACCTATGCTGGAAAGTATTAACACCACTAGCCTTTGCCTGCGTGTTGATATCAGGCATATGGCGGTTGTGGTTAATGTGATTTTGATTTAGGATATCGGATTTTCGATGTCGGAATTTGTAAAAAAGGACTGTCATTCTGAGCGTAGCGAAGAATCTTATAAAAGATGTTTCGTAACGCTCAATATGACAAATTATATAAATGATTAATAAAGCACTAAATGGATTTACAACGGCATGGAAAGGCTTGAGCCTTACCCTAAGCCATCTTTTTGCTTCCAACAGGAAGCGGGAGGTAATGCACGTTAGTGACAATAATTATTTTAAAAGGATGGAAGGCACCAACACCATCCAATATCCTAAACAGGCTTTGCCGAGTCCGGAGGTTGGAAGGTACCAGTTGGATGTGGAGATAGATGATTGCATTGTGTGCGACCTCTGTGCCAAAATTTGCCCGGTTGATTGCATTACCATTGAACAGGTTAAGGCAACTGAACTGATCGGTTATACATCAGACGGTTCACCTAAGCGTATTTACCCCGCCCAGTTTGATATTGACATGGCTAAGTGCATGTATTGCGGCTTATGCACAATTGTGTGCCCAACCGAGTGCATCGTAATGACCGATAAATACGACCGTAGTGTGTTTGAACTGACGGACCTCACATACGAGTTCTCTAACATGACACCTGAAGAAGTTGAAGAGAAGAAGGCCTTGCTTGAAAATCAATTAGCGCAAAAGCAGGCCGCTAAACTGGCTGCAATGAATAAAAAGGAGGGAGGCGCATGAGCTTAGCGCAAATTCTTTTTTATGCTATGGCGTTTATCGCTATTGCATCAGCGCTGTATGTAGCATCGAGTAAAAATCTGGTACGTGGCATTTTTATGTTTTTTGTCACGCTGTTTGCCCTGGCGGGATTATATGTTTTGGCGCTGGCCGATTTTGTAGCCGTTAGCCAGATCGTAATTTACGTAGGGGGTATTTTGGTATTGATCCTGTTTGCATTCATGCTTTCAGGTAAGGAAACATTGGATAGTTTAGGCCGCCAAAAAGATAAGTTTGTAAACAGCGGAAAAATACCCGGTCTAGTTCTTAGCCTTTTATTTTTTGCTGTAATGGTAACTGTGTTGTTGAAATTGAACGCTGATGATTTAGGTTGGATAAAGCAGTCTGTAGCCTCAGGCAACGTAATCAAACCCACTGATAACGGCATTCATAACATCGGCATTAATTTAATGACCACTTATTTGTTGCCGTTTGAGGCTATATCCATATTACTCATGATGGCTCTGGTAGGCGCGGCACACATTGCCAGAAAGGAGCAAGACGCATGATATCATTAAATGATTTTCTGATTGTTGGGGCTGCCTTATTTTGCATTGGCCTTTACATGCTGCTTACCAAGCGGAATGCTATACAATTATTGATTGGTATTGAACTTATGCTAAACGCTGCCATTTTAAACCTGGTAGCATTTGGTAAGTTTGACCGCGTTAATAACAGCGGACAAATATTCGCGCTGTTTGCGATTGTGCTTGCCGCTGCTACAACGGCTGTGGCCTTGGCTATTATTTTAACTGTATATAAAAAATATAAAACTATTGACCCGGGTAAGGTGAATAGTTTGAAAGATTGATATGAGAATACTTATACTGTTATTTTCTTTAATTTATTACGTAGATGCTTCGGCGCAGGTAAAAGATTCCGTGTACATAAACAAACAAAATAAACTCGTACTTAAAAGCGCACCTAAGCAATCAGACAGGTCGCTAATTATGTTAGATGGAAAAAGTTATAGTGGTAGGCTTGAAGATATAGATGTATTTGGCATAGACCATTTTAGCGTTATGAAAGCGGAAGACGCAGTAAGTGTGTTTGGTGAAGAAGGTAAAAATGGGGCTGTGCTATTTGCTATGATAAATGAGGATAGACTTAAGATGTCTACCGAACGGTTTAAATCCATTGCAGAATTCGTCAAAACAAAGAAGCCTTTAGTGGTAATCAATCATGTTACGTATAAAGGAAATTTGGAGGCGATAAGCCCTTACGCTATTCAAAACGTAGACATTTTACAAGCTAATGATGCTGTAAGTAGATTTGGAGCATCGGCACACAATGGCGCGGTATTAATAAGTACCACTCAAAAAATAAATAACATAACAGGTTTGCTTAATTGAACACCTTTCAACCATATCAACAAGCTTTAACGCTGTGCCTGGCATTGGTAGCAGTACTTATGCCTTTGCTGGCGTTTTTTGTTAATGTTTGTTTGCCGCGAAAAACCAATAAAGCAGCGGGTTGGGTATCAACCTTCGCTATTTTAAGCAGCCTGGTTTGCGCTATAATCGTGTTCATCAATTTGTGGAACCAACCACAGTTGCACTGGCAGGTTAAATGGTTCACTATTGGCACTACTAATTTATATGCGGGCTTGTGGTTAAATAATCACTCTGTAATAATGCTTTTGCTTGTGCCAGCCATTGCTTTACCGGTGCATATTTACTCCACCGCTTACATGAAGTATGATGAGCGCTACAAACGTTATTTTACCTACTTAAGCTTATTCTGTTTCAGTATGCTGGCCTTGGTTGTGGCCGATAGTATGATACTGTTCTACGTGTTCTGGGAGTTGGTTGGTTTCTCGTCTTACCTGCTAATTGGTTTTTGGTTCACTAAAGAGAAAGCTGTACTGGCCAATAAAAAAGCCTTTATCATGAACCGCATTGGTGATGTTGGTTTACTCATTGCCCTGCTAATCATTTTTGTACAATCAGGCAGCTTTGATCTCAACCAGTTGTTTGGCAGCTATGGCTTAATAGCGCAAGCACAAACCGAGAATGGTCTTTGGATAGGCGCCAGTACAACATTGCCGGTGTTTTGGCAATATGTAGCCTGTGGTGGTATATTTTTAGCTGTAGCAGCTAAAACGGCTCAGTTTCCGTTGCACACATGGTTGCCGGATGCCATGGAAGGCCCAACGTCTGTATCAGCGCTTATTCACGCTGCAACTATGGTTGCAGCCGGCGTTTTTCTTTTGGGCAGGTTATATCCTTTGTTTACGCCTACAGAGTTAGATATTTTGGCTGCTATAGGTTGCTTTACAGCTTTTATGGCTGCTACCATCGCCTTAACACAAAACGACTTAAAACGCATTTTGGCTTATTCAACCATATCGCAATTAGGTTTTATGGTAATGGCTATGGGCATAGGCGCTTATGCATCGTCGCTATTCCATTTAATCACGCATGCCTTCTTTAAGTGTTTACTGTTTCTGGTAGCAGGTATTGTTATCCATGAAATGGCCCATATAAAGGATGACAACAAGTTAGACATAGATCCGCAGAACATACTGAACATGGGCGGACTGCGTAAAAAACTGCCGTTCACGTTTATGACAGCGCTGATTGGTGCAGCCGCTTTGATAGGATTGCCGCTTACGTCGGGTTATCTGTCAAAAGATGGTATCCTTATTCAATCATTTGACTGGGCCGAGCAACGCGGTTTCTGGTACATGCTGTTGCCTGTAGGGGCCATACTTACAACAGGATTAACCGCTTTTTATGTATCGCGCTTAATTGTTAAGGTGTTCTTTGGCGAGTTTAAACTGGAGAAGGTACATCCCAATCTACATTTTCACATCAGCGATGGTAGCTGGCAATATAAAGCGCCTCTGTTATTTTTAGCGGCCTGTAGTTTGTTCCCAATATTTTCGCTTAATCCTGTTTCATACGAAAATGCCTGGGTATTCCGCGGCTTTTCGGTAGAGACAGCTTTAGACAGGGCTAATATTTACCACACCATTGTCCCGCTTGGGGTTAACATAGTAAGCGTTTTTGTAATTTATTTTGCTTATGCGGTTTACGTAAAGCGCAATTCATGGTCGGCCCCGCAACATAGCTTCTTGTTTAAACTGAGCTACAACCAGTGGTATATTGATGCCTTTTACAATAAGATTATTGTTGGAGGAGTATTGGCTGCCAGTCGTGCTTTATCATGGTTTGACCGTAATATAATTGATGGTTTTGTACATTTATTATCCAACACAGCCATAGCGCTTTCAAAAGTTGCCGCCTGGTTTGACTATTATGTAATAGACGGCGTGTCAAGACTGGCAACATTTATAGTCCAGGTAATAGGTAATTTTATCCGCTATTTTCAAAGCGGTAAAATACAATACTACCTGTTTAGCATGGTAGCCATAGTGCTACTGTTGTTTATTTACTTAATTGTTAAGATTTAAGACATTAGATATGAGAATTAAGATTTTTAAATCGCGTTTGAAAAAAGATGAAAAGAATGATTCAGATCTTTTTTATGCTGCAGCGCGTATCTTAGTTTGTATATTTCAATCATTGAGAATCTTAAATCTTAATTCTAAAAGCTTAACTCTAAAATGATTCTCACGCTGCTGATATTTATTCCTTTACTGTTCGGTGTTGTTATAGCCCTGATCCCGTCAGACTGGCGCCGCACCTTCAGGTATATTACCTTACTGGCTACTTTGGTTCAGTTGGGAATCAGCATTTTCATTTATCTCAATTTTAAAACCGGCCATGAATTTGCCGGCGTGACCAACGAGGCACAGTATCAGTTTGTACAGAAGGTACCGTGGATCAATCTTAACCTGGGTACGCTGGGCACTATGCAGATCGATTATTTTGTAGGGATTGACGGGGTTTCTTTACCACTATTAGTTATGGCATCGCTGGTAATGGTGATAGCAGCCATATCATCATGGGAAATAAAAAGCAATCTGAAGGGGTATTTCATCTTATTCCTGGTGCTGGATATGGCCGTAATAGGTGTTTTTTGCGCGTTGGATTTCTTCCTGTTTTATATCTTTTACGAGTTGATGCTGCTTCCGCTTTACTTCCTGATAGGGATGTGGGGAGGTGTGCGAAGGGAATATGCAGCTATTAAGTTCTTTTTATATACGCTATTTGGCTCGGTGTTTATGTTGTTGGTAATGATAGGTTTGTACCTTTCAGTTACCGATCCTTCAACAGGCAATCATACATTCAATATAGTGCAGATGATGAATCCGGCTAACTACAGTCCCGATTCAATATTTTCTGTAATAGCGCAGCATACCTTCTTTGGCGTACCTGCCCGTGTAATTGGTTTCATAGTGCTGTTTGTTGCGTTTGCCATTAAAGTGCCGGTTGTTCCATTACATACTTGGCTACCCGATGCGCACGTAGAGGCGCCAACACCCGTTT encodes the following:
- a CDS encoding isoprenyl transferase, with the translated sequence MTYKDQIDLLRVPKHIAVIMDGNGRWAKEKGKLRVFGHHNGVVSVRDVVEGAVEVGVKYLTLYTFSAENWNRPKLEVAAIMELMVNTIHKEIKTFMSNNIKLNAIGDLEKLPSKCYRELTNAMKTTSGNTGLVLTLALSYSSRHEILNAVRSIALKVKDGLIDADNIDEQLFSDNLYTHNMPEPELMIRTSGEHRISNYLLWQIAYAELYFTPKLWPDFRREDLFEAILDYQKRERRFGLTSEQIN
- the bamA gene encoding outer membrane protein assembly factor BamA, producing MNKFLFAILFSIISVAAMAQVPSRPTYTPSSTSDTVILNYNNPKEYIIGGITVTGTTHLDKDILIQISKLNKGDRIVLPGEANSNVIKDLYAQQLFDDVQLNVTRISLDTVFLEIQVSEHPRLSRLRLLGIKKGQAEDIQKKLNDKTGKIVNENLLNTTTTIIKRHYQEKGYLNTEVLIKQRPDPSDTNSVILDVNIDKKKKVLIHKVTFEGNKDFSKGKLKKFLSKTRERKFYNIFGSKKFKDAKYKEDKENLIAKMQEKGYRDATILSDTVTKHSDNTVDVKIKLYEGPKYYFGNITWSGNARYSDEVLSRVLRIEKGDVFSEEVLNKRLSGGGPSGDDLSSLYLNDGYLTFNSDPVQTRLYNDTIDLDIRIFEGPQYTINRITVRGNDVTNDKVIRRELQTIPGQKFNKQLLIESTRIIGQLGNFDDTKTEPRPENINPTDGTVDILYNVVEKPSDQVELSGGFGAGQLVGTLGLTFNNFALRNLFNLKAYKPLPKGDGQKLSIRGQSSGRIYQNFSFTFSEPWLGGKKPIYFALTGYTQLSSTGQYYAKDNPNYNFLRINGVGITLGKRLKWPDNRFQLNYSLNFDHYFLDNYSGFLFSNGTAYNIKLTQDLSRNSLDAPIYPTSGSNIKFTIQATPPYSLFNNTNYSVATPAERYKFVEYYKFKFDAQWFTKLTGKLVLMSQIRTGFLGMYNSKVGPSPFERFKLGGDGMQNFQFLQGSEIIGMRGYTNFSIVPLGSNYTANSNPGSTIYNKFTMELRHPVIASQSATIFLLAFVEGGNTWNNFSQYNPFNIRRSAGIGTRIFLPIFGLLGLDYGYGFDAIPGQPSANKGQFAFSISQSLSGGFN
- the nuoK gene encoding NADH-quinone oxidoreductase subunit NuoK; the encoded protein is MISLNDFLIVGAALFCIGLYMLLTKRNAIQLLIGIELMLNAAILNLVAFGKFDRVNNSGQIFALFAIVLAAATTAVALAIILTVYKKYKTIDPGKVNSLKD
- the murI gene encoding glutamate racemase; this encodes MSPIGIFDSGLGGLTVFRSIAEALPQYDYIYLGDNSRAPYGNRSFNTIHQYTWECVQWLFAQGCPLIILACNTASAKALRTIQQKDMRGIDAYKRVLGVIRPTAEVIGNYSLTGEIGVLGTNGTVQSESYLLEIEKFFPQLKVYQQACPLWVPLIESGEYEKPGADYFVKEYLDGIMAQSQNIDTLLLACTHYPLIQDKIEAYLPKTVKVVAQGDIVASSLVDYLRRHNELEQKLSRSQSKHFFTTDDTIEFDHHASRFFASSVKSAHVSVTQLSC
- a CDS encoding OmpH family outer membrane protein, whose translation is MKRKIILVAAFTFLSVTAALAQRFAYVDSEYILKHIPDYISAQKQIGSLSDQWQKEVDNRFQEIDRLFKAYQADQPLMTAEVKKRREEEIVSKEKEAKDFQRKIFGPEGDLAQRSNSIIKPIQDRVAKAVQALAESENLDMVFDKNSEVIMLYANPRYDKSADVITRLGLKPGVLAK
- a CDS encoding NADH-quinone oxidoreductase subunit J family protein, which encodes MSLAQILFYAMAFIAIASALYVASSKNLVRGIFMFFVTLFALAGLYVLALADFVAVSQIVIYVGGILVLILFAFMLSGKETLDSLGRQKDKFVNSGKIPGLVLSLLFFAVMVTVLLKLNADDLGWIKQSVASGNVIKPTDNGIHNIGINLMTTYLLPFEAISILLMMALVGAAHIARKEQDA
- a CDS encoding 4Fe-4S dicluster domain-containing protein, with translation MINKALNGFTTAWKGLSLTLSHLFASNRKREVMHVSDNNYFKRMEGTNTIQYPKQALPSPEVGRYQLDVEIDDCIVCDLCAKICPVDCITIEQVKATELIGYTSDGSPKRIYPAQFDIDMAKCMYCGLCTIVCPTECIVMTDKYDRSVFELTDLTYEFSNMTPEEVEEKKALLENQLAQKQAAKLAAMNKKEGGA
- a CDS encoding OmpH family outer membrane protein — protein: MKKVFKVALVAVCIMLAGNFAKAQTKIGYVAQDEVIGLLPELKTVQTQMQTYSKTWTDQLQSMQEMYQKSVEEYQKAEKTMTDAAKAAKVSEIQDMQKRMQETNDKARTEVDTKSNEYMAPLIKKVRDAVTAVAKEKGYTYVINTSVTDQLLLVAPDADNMLAAVKLKLGLK
- the nuoH gene encoding NADH-quinone oxidoreductase subunit NuoH — its product is MNFYLTYILVAAGLFAFSAAFALFAVYAERKVSAFIQDRLGPTEVGKYGLLQTVADILKLLQKEMIVPTAADKVLFVAAPAVIFIAVYLGFAALPWAPGVIPSGINLGLYYVFAIISVETLGILMAGWGSNNKYSILGAMRSAAQIISYEIPAGFAIIAVIMIAQTLNLQEVAMQQGTLSTEGVKFLGFWDVSKIGGLFAWNIFRAPHLIIAFVIYFIASLAESNRAPFDIPEAESELVSGFHTEYTGLRFGLVFLAEYSMMFLVSMIGVVLFLGAWNTPLPNIGPAHLADWTTGIVWGIFWIAVKTLALVGVQMWIRWTLPRLRVDQLMNLCWKVLTPLAFACVLISGIWRLWLM